Below is a window of Micromonospora chersina DNA.
CTGCGGCACGGGAGCGGGCTCCCGGGGCGGGGCGGGGCGGCTCGGGGCAGGCGTGGGAGCCGGCGGTGCCGGCGCCCGCGCGGCCTCGACGGCCGGTCGGGTGGGCCGGGCCGGCGGGGGCAGCGACGGGGTGGGGAAGCGGGACGGCGAGGGACCCGCCGGCGGAGCCGCCGTGACGGCGGGCACGGACGGGTCCGACCCGGGCCTCGGGTACTCCAGGAAGGCGTCCTCATCGGACTCGTACCGATACACCATGTTGGCTACAGTAGGGGTCATTGTCCCTTTCGGGGGTAATATCGCGAAATTCTGGCGGAGTGGCGTCGCGCCCTGCCCCGGCCACCGTCGCGGGGGCCGATCCCGGGCGGTGCGACAATGCCCGTCGTGACCGGCGACCACTACTTCACCGCGGAACCCACGACCGCCGCCCGGCCGCGCGAGGTCGAGTTCTCCGCCGGCGGGCGCGACTACACCCTCGCCTCGGCCAGCGGGGTCTTCTCCGCCAACCGGCTCGACCCCGGCACCGCGGTGCTGCTGCGCAAGGCCGACCTGCCGGCGCACGACACCACCGGCCCGCTGCTCGACATCGGCTGCGGCTTCGGGCCGATCACCTGCGTACTGGCCGCCAGCGCGCCGGCCGCCACCGTCTGGGCGGTCGACGTCAACGAGCGGGCCCGCGAACTCACCGCCGCCAACGCCGCCCGCGTCGGCGCCGCCGACCGGGTCCGGGTCGTCGCCCCGGACGACCTCCCGGCCGACGTCACCTTCGCCCAGATCTGGTCCAACCCGCCGATCCACATCGGCAAGGGGGAGCTGCACGGCCTGCTGCAACGGTGGCTGCCCCGGCTCACCCCGGACGGGGTGGCCTGGCTGGTCGTCGCGCGGCACCTCGGCGGCGACTCGCTGCACCGCTGGCTGATCGAGCAGGGCTGGCAGGTCGAGCGGCACGCCAGCCAGAAGGGCTTCCGGGTGCTCCGGGTCACCCGGTAATCCGGTGTCGCCCGCGCCCACCCCTCGGGCAGGATGCCCGCGTGGGATACGTGGACGTGGCAGGGGTCGGGCACATCCTCCCGGACGGCCGGGAACTCTTCGCCGAGGTGTCGTTCCGGGTCGGTGAGGGCGCCAAGGTGGCGCTCGTCGGCCCCAACGGCGCCGGCAAGACGACGCTGCTGCGCATGGTCGCCGGCGACCTGCCCGTGAAGACCGGCGCCGTCGCCCGCTCCGGCGGCCTCGGCGTGATGCGCCAGTTCATCGGCATGATCGGCGACGAGTCGACCCTCGCCGACCTGGCGCTGTCGCTCGCCCCGCCGGCGCTGCGCGACGCCGGTCACCGCCTCGCCGAGACCGAGGCGGCCATGCGGGCGGCCGAGGTCCGCGGCAAGTACAGCAGCGCCGCAGGCAAGGCCCAGCTCGCGTACGCCGACGCGCTGGCCGCCTGGGGCGAGGTCGGCGGCTACGACGCCGAGGTGCTCTTCGACACCGTCGCCACCATCGTTCTCGACCTGCCCTGGGACGCCGCCCGGGAACGCCCGGTGCGGACCCTGTCCGGCGGCCAGCAGAAGCGGTTCGCGCTCGAACTGCTGCTCCGCGGCCCGGACGAGGTGCTGCTCCTCGACGAGCCGGACAACTTCCTCGACGTGCCCGGCAAGCGCTGGCTGGAGGCCCGGCTGCGCGAGTCCGGCAAGTCCGTGCTCTACGTCTCGCACGACCGGGAACTGCTGGCCCAGACCGCCGACCGGGTGGTCGCCGTCGAGGGCGGCAGCGCCTGGGTGCACCCCGGTGGCTTCGCGAGCTGGCACGAGGCCCGGGTGGCCCGGCACGCCCGCCTCGACGAGCTGCGCCGCCGCTGGGACGAGGAACACCAGAAGCTGCGCGAACTCATGCTCATGTACAAGCAGAAGGCCGCGTACAACGACGGGATGGCCTCCCGCTACCAGGCCGCGCAGACCCGGTTGCGCAAGTTCGAGGAGGCCGGGCCGCCGCCCGTACCCCCGAAGGACCAGGACATCCGGATGCGCCTGACCGGCGGGCGGACCGGCAAGCGCGCGGTGATCGCCGAGCAGCTCGAACTGGACGGCCTGACCTACCCGTTCGACCTGGAACTCTGGTACGGCGACCGGGTGGCGGTGCTCGGCGCGAACGGCACGGGGAAGTCGCACTTCCTGCGCCTGCTCGCCCGCGGCGGCACCGACCCCGACCCGGCCAACACCCCCGTCGACGGCGCGGCGGCGCTCGCCCCCGTCGCGCACGACGGCCAGGTACGCCTCGGCGCCCGGGTCCGGCCCGGCCACTTCTCGCAGACCCACGACCGGCCCGAGCTGATGGCGAAGACGCTTGTCGACATCCTGTGGCGGGGCGACGAGCACCGGGCCGGCATGGACCGGCACGCGGCCATGGCGGCGCTGTCCCGCTACGAGCTGGCCGGGCAGGGCGACCAGCGCTTCGGCACCCTCTCCGGCGGCCAGCAGGCGCGTTTCCTGGTGCTGCTGCTGGAGCTGTCCGGGGCCACCCTGCTGCTGCTCGACGAGCCGACCGACAACCTCGACCTGGCCTCCGCCGAGGCCCTCGAAGCGGGGCTGGCCGCGTTCGCGGGCACTGTCGTGGCCGTCACCCACGACCGGTGGTTCACCCGCTCCTTCGACCGGTTCGTGCTGTTCCGCGGCGACGGCGAGGTGGTGGAGACCCCGGAGCCGGTCTGGGACGTGCGGTGAGCGCCCGGCCCGCGGCATAGGGTGGATCTCGTGACTGAGATGACCTACCGCCGGCTGGGCGACTCCGGGCTCGTGGTGTCCGTCGTCGGCATCGGCTGCAACAACTTCGGCCGCAAGCTCGACCTCGACGGCACCCGCGCCGTGGTGGACGCCGCGCTCGACGCCGGGATCAACTTCTTCGACACCGCCGACATCTACGGCGAGCCGCAGGGCGGCTCCGAGGAACTGCTCGGGCAGGCGCTCAAGGGCCGCCGGGACGACGTGGTGGTCGCCACCAAGTTCGGCATGGACATGCACGGCCTCAACGGGCCGGACCACGGCGCCCGGGGCGCCCGCCGCTACATCGCCCGGGCCGTCGAGGCGTCACTGCGCCGGCTCGACACCGACCACATCGACCTGTACCAGATGCACGAGCCCGACCCGGGCACCCCCATCGACGAGACCCTCGCCGCGCTCGACGACCTGGTGACCGCCGGCAAGGTGCGCTACCTCGGCAACTCGAACTTCGCCGGCTGGCAGATCGCCGACGCCGACTGGGTGGCATCGTCGAACGGGCGGACCCGCTTCATCTCCGCCCAGAACCACTACTCGCTGCTGGAGCGGAGCGTGGAGGCCGAGGTGATCCCGGCGTGCGAGCGGTTCGGCCTGGGCATGCTGCCGTTCTTCCCCCTCGCCAACGGGCTGCTCACCGGCAAGTACCAGCGCAACGAGGCCCCGCCCGCGGGCAGCCGGCTCTCCGGCGGCGGCCGGTACGCCGAGCGCCTCGCCGCCGCGGACTGGGACACCATCGAGGCCATCTCGGAGTTCGCGGCCGAGCGCGGGCTCAGCATGCTCCAGGTGGCCATCGGCGGGCTCGCCGCCCGGCCGGCGGTGACCTCCGTGATCGCCGGCGCCACCACGCCCGAGCAGGTACGCGCCAACGCCGAGGCGGGCACCTGGCAGCCCACCGACGAGGACCTCGACGCCCTCGACGCGATTCTCTGAGACACCCTCCGCTGCCCCGGCGCCGCCCAACCGGCACCGGGGCAGCGCGCTGTCCACCGCGCGCACGCCGCCGCCCCGTCCGACCCGGACAGCATCACGTGACCGCGAGATCACCCGCTGTCCCCATCCTCCATCCGGGACGGTCGGTGGGAATTTCCGCACCCACCCTTGGCGGATCCGCGCCCACGTCGTACGGTAGGCCGCAAGTGACCCACGGGAGCCCGGTGCCACCGGGCTGAGAGGGGGGCTGGAAGCCCCCGACCGTCGAACCTGATCCGGGTAATGCCGGCGCAGGGAGGAGAGTTGCCGTGCCGTCCCTGGGACGACTGCATCTGATCACCGACACCCGGCCGGGGCGGGACCCGCTCGCCGTGCTGCGCGCCGCCCTGCCGGTGGCCCGCGCCGAGCTGGTCGTTCAGGTCCGGGTGGAGGACGACGCCACCGACCGGGAGGCGTACGAGCTGGCACAGCGGGTGGTCGGGCTGTGCCGGCCGTACGGGGCGACGTGCCTGGTCAACGACCGGCTGCACGTGGCGCTGGCGGTGGCGGCCGCCGGCGGCCACGTCGGTGCGGAGGACCTGCCCGTGGCGGCGGCCCGCCGGGTGCTGGGCGCCGGCGCCGTGCTCGGTGCGACCGCGCGGGAGCCGGGCGGCGCAGCCGCGGCGGTGGCCGCCGGGGTCACCTACCTGGGCGTGGGCCCCTGCCACGCCACCACCACAAAGGCCGGCCTGCCCGACCCGATCGGCCCCGAGGGGGTACGCGCGGTGGCCGGCGCCGTGGACGTGCCGGTGATCGCCATCGGCGGGGTGACCGTCGCGTCGGTGCCGGCGCTGCGGGCCGCCGGGGCGTACGGGGTGGCGGTGGTGGGTGCGCTCTCCGCGAGCCCCGATCCCGCCCGCACGACGGCCGAGCTGATCGAGGCCCTGACGTGCTGACCCGACCGGACGTCGCCGTTGTGGGGGCGGGACCGGTCGGGCTGGCGATCGCGTGGCGGTGCGCGGCCCGGGGGCTGCGCGTGACCGTGCACGACCCGGCGCCCGGCTCCGGGGCCTCGCACGTGGCCGCGGGGATGCTCTCGCCGGTGGCCGAGGCGTACTTCGGCGAGCACGAGCTGACCGGCCTGCTCGCCGAGTCCGCCGCCCGCTGGCCCCGCTTCGCCGCCGACCTGGCCGAGGCGTCCGGCGCCGACGTCGGGTACCGCGCCGACGGCACCCTGGTGGTCGGGCTCACCGCCGACGACCTGGCCGAGGCGCGGCGGCTGTGGTCGTACCAGCAGGGGTTGGGGCTGCCGATCACGCCGCTGCGCCCCTCGGAGCTGCGCGACCGCGAGCCGGCGCTGGCCCCGCGGGTCCGCGGCGGCGCGGTCGCACCCGGCGACCACCAGGTCGACCCGCGCCGGCTGGTTCCCGCGCTGCGGGCGGCGGCCGAGCGGGCCGGCGCCGTGCTGCGCCCGGCCCGGGTGGGCGCGCTGTCCGAGGTGGACGCGCGGGTCACCGTGGTCGCGGCCGGCTGCGGCGCCGCCGACCTGACCGGGCTGCCGGTCCGGCCGGTCAAGGGCCAGGTGCTCCGGCTCCGCGCGCCCGGCCGCGGCGCGCCGGACTTCCGGCACGTGATCCGGGGGTACGCCGACGGCGAGTCGATCTACCTGGTGCCCCGGGACAGCGGGGAGGTGGTGGTCGGGGCGACAGTCGAGGAGCGCGCCGACACCGAGGTGACCGCCGGGGCGGTGCTGCGGCTGCTCCGCGCCGCCGTGGACCTGGTGCCGGAGCTGGCCGAGTACGACCTGGTCGAGGCCACCGCCGGGCTGCGCCCCGGCACGCCGGACAACGCGCCGATCATCGGGTCGCTGCCCGGCCGGCCCGGCGTGCTCGTGGCCACCGGGCACCACCGGCACGGCATCGTGCTCACCCCGGTCACCGCCGACCTGGTCACCGAGCTGATCGTCACCGGCGAGCCGGACCCGCTGCTCGCCCCCTTCACCCCGGACCGGTTCGGGAAGGAGCGCAGGTGGAACTGATCGTCAACGGCGCGGGACGCGACCTGCCCGGCGGCTCGACAGTCGCGGACGTGGTGCGCGCGGTCACCGCCCAGGAGCGCGGCCTGGCGGTCGCCGTGAACGGTGAGGTGGTGCCGCGCGGCGGCTGGTCGGCGACCGTGCTGCGCGACGGCGACCGGGTCGAGGTGCTCAGCGCCGCCCAGGGCGGGTGAGCCGGATGTCCCTGGAGATCGGCGGCGTCCGGTTCGGCTCGCGGCTCGTCCTCGGCACCGGCGGCGCGGCCAACCTGCACGTGCTGGAACAGGCGATCCGCGCCTCCGGCACCGAGCTGGTGACCCTCGCGCTGCGCCGGGTGGACACCGCCCCCGGCGCGGCCGGCGGCCTGCTCGACCTGCTGGACCGGTGCGGCGTACGGCTGCTGCCGAACACGGCTGGCTGTTACACGGCGTCCGAGGCGGTGAAGGTGGCGCGGCTGGCCCGGGAGGCGTTCGACACCGACTGGGTGAAGCTGGAGGTGATCGGCGACGAGCGCACGCTGCTGCCCGACGGGGTGGAGCTGCTGCGTGCCGCCGAGGAACTGGTGGCCGACGGGTTCACGGTGCTGCCGTACACCTCGGACGATCCGGTCCTGGCCCGCCGGCTGGCCGACGTGGGCTGCGCGGCGGTGATGCCGGCCGGTGCGCCCATCGGCTCGGGGCTGGGGGTGAGCAACCCGCACCACATCCGGCTGATCCGGCAGGCCGTGGACGTGCCGGTGATCCTCGACGCCGGGATCGGCACGGCCTCCGACGCGGCGCTCGCCATGGAGCTGGGCTGCGACGCCGTGCTGCTGGCCAGCGCGGTCACCCGGGCGGCCGACCCGGTGGCGATGGCCACCGCCATGCGGCACGCCGTCGAGGCGGGGCGGCTGGCGTACGGGGCGGGCCGGATCGCCCGGCGCTTCCACGCCCTCGCCTCCACCCCCGACGAGGGAAGGCCGGACCTGTGACGGTGCCGCCCAGCATCGGGTTCGCGATCCGCTTCGCAGATCTTGGCGGGAAACGGCCCCTTGGGGGGCCGGATCCGTCCAAGATCTCCGGCGATGCCGTGCCGTCGGGCGTCGTGCTTCTCACCGACCGGCGGGTGGCGCGGCGGCCGCTCGCCGAGGTCGTCGCGGCGGCCGTGGCCGGGGGAGTGCGCTGGGTGGTGCTGCGGGAGAAGGACCTGTCCCGGGCGGAGCGGGCCGCCCTGGCCGCCGAGCTGCGCGCGATCCTCGCCGACGCAGGCGGCCGGCTGATCGTCGCCGGGCCCGATCCGCTCGACGGCGACGCCGTGCACCTGCCGGCCGCCGGCCCGTACCCGCCACCGGCCGTCCGGCTGGTCGGCCGCTCCTGCCACGACGCCGCCGAGCTGGCCCGGCTCACCACGGAGGACTACGTGACCCTGTCGCCGGTCTACCCGACGCGGACCAAACCCGGCTACGGCCCGCCCCTGCACCCGGCCGGCCTCCGCGAGCTGATCGCCACCAGCCCGGTGCCGGTGCTCGCGCTGGGCGGCATCGAAACCCCGCAACAGGTACGGGAGTGCGTCGAGGCCGGCGCCGCCGGGGTGGCCGTGCTCGGCGCCCTGATGCGCGCCGGAGACCCCACCGAGGTCGCCTCAGGACTCACCGAAGCGGCTGGTCGGGCCGGTCACGGGGCGGCCCGACCAGCCCCCACCGCAACCAGGGAAGTCAGATGACGCCGAGGACCACACTCACCATCGCCGGATCGGACTCCGGGGGCGGCGCCGGCATCCAGGCCGACCTCAAGGTCTTCGCCGCCCTCGGGGCCTACGGGACCAGCGTGATCACCGCGGTCACCGCCCAGAACACCCGGGGCGTGGACGCCGTCCTGCCACTGCCGCCGCAGACCGTGCGCGACCAGCTCGACAGCGTGCTCGGCGACTTCGACGTACGCGCCGTGAAGACCGGCATGCTCGGCACCCCGGCGGTCGCCGACGCGGTGGCCGAGGCGGCGCGGGCCGGCCGGCTGCCCCACCTGGTCGTCGATCCGGTGCTGGTCGCCACGAGCGGGCACCGGCTGGGCGTGGGGACGGCCGTCGAGCGGCTGCTCCCGTACGCCGAGGTGGCGACGCCGAACTGCGCGGAGGCCGCGGCCCTCACCGGACGCCCGGTGACCACCGTCGAGGAGATGGTCGCGGCGGCCGAGGCGCTGGCGGCCGGCGGCCCCGCGCACGTGGTGGTGACCGGCGGCGACGTCGACGCGGCCGGCGAGTCGGTGGACGTGCTGGCCGGCGGCGGCGGGACCACGCTGCTGCGCGCGCCCCGCGTGCCGACCCGGCACAACCACGGCACCGGCTGCTCGTTCTCGGCGGCGATCACCGTCCGGCTGGCGGCCGGCGACCCGGTGCCGGTCGCGGTGGCCGCCGCCAAGGAGTACGTGACCCGCGCGCTGACCGGCGCCCGGGACTGGGAGCTGGGCGCGGGACGCGGCCCGCTGGACCACTTCGGCTGGTCCGCTTGAGCGACAGGGAGGCTGTCATGCACGCACGTCGCAAGGTGTACGTCGAGGGGTCGCGCCCGGACCTCCGGGTGCCGTTCGCGGAGGTGGAGCTGACCGGGGACAACCCGCCGGTCCGGCTCTACGACACCGCCGGCCCCGGCTCGGACCCGGAGGTGGGGCTGCCGCCGCTGCGCGGTCCGTGGATCGCCGAGCGCGGGGACGTCGCTCCGGTGCGGGGCGCCGGCACGCCGCTGGCGGGTGTGGACGGCCGCCGTCCGACCCAGCTCGCCTACGCCCGGGCCGGGATCGTCACGCCGGAGATGGAGTTCGTGGCGATCCGGGAGGGGGTCGCGCCGGAGTTCGTCCGGGACGAGATCGCCGCCGGGCGGGCGGTGCTGCCGCTCAACGTCAACCACCCGGAGTGCGAGCCGGCGATCATCGGCAAGGCCTTCCTGGTCAAGGTGAACGCCAACATCGGCACCTCGGCGGTGACCTCGTCGGTCGCCGAGGAGGTGGAGAAGCTGACCTGGGCCACCCGGTGGGGCGCGGACACCGTGATGGATCTGTCCACCGGCAAGCGGATCCACGAGACCCGCGAGGCGATCGTGCGGAACTCGCCGGTGCCGATCGGGACCGTGCCGATCTACCAGGCGCTGGAGAAGGTCGGCGGCGACCCGGTGAAGCTCAGCTGGGAGGTGTTCCGCGAGACGGTCGTCGAGCAGGCCGAGCAGGGCGTCGACTACATGACGGTGCACGCCGGGGTGCTGCTGCCGTACGTGCCCCTGGCCGTGGACCGGGTCACCGGGATCGTCTCCCGCGGTGGCTCGATCATGGCGGCCTGGTGCCTGGCGCACCACGAGGAGAACTTCCTCTACACCCACTTCGAGGAGCTGTGCGCGCTGCTCGCGAGGTACGACGTGACGTTCTCGCTCGGCGACGGGCTGCGGCCGGGCTCGATCGCGGACGCCAACGACGAGGCGCAGTTCGCCGAGCTGCGCACCCTGGGCGAGCTCACGAAGGTCGCCTGGGCGCACGACGTGCAGGTGATGATCGAGGGCCCCGGGCACGTGCCGATGCACAAGATCAAGGAGAACGTGGACCTCCAGCAGGAGTGGTGCCACGAAGCCCCGTTCTACACGCTCGGCCCGCTGACCACCGACATCGCGCCCGCGTACGACCACATCACCTCGGCCATCGGCGCGGCGATGATCGGCATGTTCGGCACGGCGATGCTCTGCTACGTCACCCCGAAGGAGCACCTCGGGCTGCCCGACCGGGACGACGTGAAGGCGGGCGTGATCGCGTACAAGATCGCGGCACACGCGGCCGACCTGGCCAAGGGGCACCCGGGGGCGCAGGCCTGGGACGACGCGCTCTCCAAGGCGCGGTTCGAGTTCCGCTGGGAGGACCAGTTCAACCTGGCGCTGGACCCGGAGACCGCCCGGGCGTACCACGACGCGACGCTGCCGGCCGAGCCCGCGAAGACCGCCCACTTCTGCTCGATGTGCGGCCCGAAGTTCTGCTCCATGAAGATCACCCAGGAGCTGAAGGAGTACGCGGCGCGCGGCATGCAGGACAAGTCGGCGGAGTTCGTGGCCGGCGGTTCCCGCGTCTACCTGCCGCTGGCCTGAGCGCCGTCGGGGCCGGGCCGCTGGTCGACCCGGCCCCCGCACGCTCAGTCGCGGTGGTGCCGGCCGGTACGCAGCGACCGGGTGTCGTCCGCGTCGTCGTCCGAGGCGAGGCCGGCGACCCAGTCGACGTACTCCTCGTCCTGCCTCGGGAGCGGCTCGGACTCGCGGTCGACCTCGCCCGGCTCGCCGCCCTTCCCGCGGTTACGCCGGAACAGGCCGCGCCGGGCCTTGGACTTCCCGCCGGCCGCCTCGGGGGCCGCGTCGGCCCCGGACACGTCGGCGTGCCGGCCGCCGGAGGTGGTCTGCGCCGCCTGACCGTCCCAGGCCGGAAGGACCCGGCCGGTGCTTTCCGGGGCGGGGCCACTGTGGCCGGTGGCTTCCGGGCCGGCGGTTTCCGGGCCGCTGGTTTCCGGAGCGGTCGTTTCCGGAGCGCGGTCGGTGGGCGGTGGGGTGGCCGGGCCGGCGGGGCGGGCGTTGGCGAGGGCGTCCCAGCCGGTGCTCCGGCCCAGGTCGGGCAGGGCCCGGTGCCGGGGGCGCGGCGCCGGCTCCGGCCGGGTGACGTGGGCGGGCCCGGTGCCGTCGGGGGTTCCGGTGCCGTCGGGGTCACCGGCCCGGCCGGCGGTCGGGGCGCCGGACTCGGTGGACCCGGCACCGCCGCGCGGGGCGACCGGCCAGTTCGTGGCGGGGGCGATCGGCCAGGCCGGCCGGACGTCGCCGGGGGTCACGTCCTCGAAGATCGGGACCCGCGGCCGGGGCGAGGCCGGGGGCTCGGGCAGGTCGGCCGGCGGCGGCTCCGGGGCGAAGAAGAAGTTCCGCCGCTCGCCGGCGGTCGGCGTGCTGCCGCCGGTGGTGCCGGCGACCGGTGCCTGGTCCGGCGCCTCGGGTCGGTGCGTGGCCGGCACGTCGGCCTTCGCCTCGCCGCCGGTGGTTGGGGTGTTGGCGGCGGCGGCCGGAATGCTTCCGGTCGGCTCGAAGACGCTGGCCGGGGTGGTGCTGGGTTCGGCGGTGCCGGACGGTGTGGTGATGGCCGGCACGGTGGTGCTGCCCGGTGTGGTGGTAGGGGTCGGCCCGGTGGTGCTCGCCGGTGTGGTGATGCTCGGCTCGGCGGGGACCTGGTCCGTGGCGGCCCGGGTGGTGCGCGGCTTGCGGGTGCGCTTGGCACGTCCGACCGGAGCCGGTGCGGCGGGCGCGGACACGTCCGGCTCGACCGCCGCCTCCGCTGCCGGGGCTTCCGCCGCCGTCGCGCCGCCCGCCGGTCGGGCCGCCGGCGGCGCGTCCTTGCTGGCTGACGGGGTGCCCGCCGGGGTCGCACGGTCCGCTCGTCGGCCCGCGGAGGGTGCGTCGTCGAGCGCCCGGACGGTCGGGGACGCGTCATCTGCCGAGCGCGCCGTCGAGAGCGGCTGGTCCGCCGGCGGCGGCGTGGGCGTGGGGGAGCCGGCACGGTTCCGCCGCGGTCGCGTCGCCCGAGCCGGGGCCACCTCCGTCGCCGG
It encodes the following:
- a CDS encoding class I SAM-dependent methyltransferase; the protein is MTGDHYFTAEPTTAARPREVEFSAGGRDYTLASASGVFSANRLDPGTAVLLRKADLPAHDTTGPLLDIGCGFGPITCVLAASAPAATVWAVDVNERARELTAANAARVGAADRVRVVAPDDLPADVTFAQIWSNPPIHIGKGELHGLLQRWLPRLTPDGVAWLVVARHLGGDSLHRWLIEQGWQVERHASQKGFRVLRVTR
- a CDS encoding ABC-F family ATP-binding cassette domain-containing protein; its protein translation is MGYVDVAGVGHILPDGRELFAEVSFRVGEGAKVALVGPNGAGKTTLLRMVAGDLPVKTGAVARSGGLGVMRQFIGMIGDESTLADLALSLAPPALRDAGHRLAETEAAMRAAEVRGKYSSAAGKAQLAYADALAAWGEVGGYDAEVLFDTVATIVLDLPWDAARERPVRTLSGGQQKRFALELLLRGPDEVLLLDEPDNFLDVPGKRWLEARLRESGKSVLYVSHDRELLAQTADRVVAVEGGSAWVHPGGFASWHEARVARHARLDELRRRWDEEHQKLRELMLMYKQKAAYNDGMASRYQAAQTRLRKFEEAGPPPVPPKDQDIRMRLTGGRTGKRAVIAEQLELDGLTYPFDLELWYGDRVAVLGANGTGKSHFLRLLARGGTDPDPANTPVDGAAALAPVAHDGQVRLGARVRPGHFSQTHDRPELMAKTLVDILWRGDEHRAGMDRHAAMAALSRYELAGQGDQRFGTLSGGQQARFLVLLLELSGATLLLLDEPTDNLDLASAEALEAGLAAFAGTVVAVTHDRWFTRSFDRFVLFRGDGEVVETPEPVWDVR
- a CDS encoding aldo/keto reductase, which encodes MDLVTEMTYRRLGDSGLVVSVVGIGCNNFGRKLDLDGTRAVVDAALDAGINFFDTADIYGEPQGGSEELLGQALKGRRDDVVVATKFGMDMHGLNGPDHGARGARRYIARAVEASLRRLDTDHIDLYQMHEPDPGTPIDETLAALDDLVTAGKVRYLGNSNFAGWQIADADWVASSNGRTRFISAQNHYSLLERSVEAEVIPACERFGLGMLPFFPLANGLLTGKYQRNEAPPAGSRLSGGGRYAERLAAADWDTIEAISEFAAERGLSMLQVAIGGLAARPAVTSVIAGATTPEQVRANAEAGTWQPTDEDLDALDAIL
- a CDS encoding thiamine phosphate synthase, whose product is MPSLGRLHLITDTRPGRDPLAVLRAALPVARAELVVQVRVEDDATDREAYELAQRVVGLCRPYGATCLVNDRLHVALAVAAAGGHVGAEDLPVAAARRVLGAGAVLGATAREPGGAAAAVAAGVTYLGVGPCHATTTKAGLPDPIGPEGVRAVAGAVDVPVIAIGGVTVASVPALRAAGAYGVAVVGALSASPDPARTTAELIEALTC
- the thiO gene encoding glycine oxidase ThiO, which translates into the protein MLTRPDVAVVGAGPVGLAIAWRCAARGLRVTVHDPAPGSGASHVAAGMLSPVAEAYFGEHELTGLLAESAARWPRFAADLAEASGADVGYRADGTLVVGLTADDLAEARRLWSYQQGLGLPITPLRPSELRDREPALAPRVRGGAVAPGDHQVDPRRLVPALRAAAERAGAVLRPARVGALSEVDARVTVVAAGCGAADLTGLPVRPVKGQVLRLRAPGRGAPDFRHVIRGYADGESIYLVPRDSGEVVVGATVEERADTEVTAGAVLRLLRAAVDLVPELAEYDLVEATAGLRPGTPDNAPIIGSLPGRPGVLVATGHHRHGIVLTPVTADLVTELIVTGEPDPLLAPFTPDRFGKERRWN
- the thiS gene encoding sulfur carrier protein ThiS, which produces MELIVNGAGRDLPGGSTVADVVRAVTAQERGLAVAVNGEVVPRGGWSATVLRDGDRVEVLSAAQGG
- a CDS encoding thiazole synthase, producing the protein MSLEIGGVRFGSRLVLGTGGAANLHVLEQAIRASGTELVTLALRRVDTAPGAAGGLLDLLDRCGVRLLPNTAGCYTASEAVKVARLAREAFDTDWVKLEVIGDERTLLPDGVELLRAAEELVADGFTVLPYTSDDPVLARRLADVGCAAVMPAGAPIGSGLGVSNPHHIRLIRQAVDVPVILDAGIGTASDAALAMELGCDAVLLASAVTRAADPVAMATAMRHAVEAGRLAYGAGRIARRFHALASTPDEGRPDL
- a CDS encoding thiamine phosphate synthase, which produces MPSGVVLLTDRRVARRPLAEVVAAAVAGGVRWVVLREKDLSRAERAALAAELRAILADAGGRLIVAGPDPLDGDAVHLPAAGPYPPPAVRLVGRSCHDAAELARLTTEDYVTLSPVYPTRTKPGYGPPLHPAGLRELIATSPVPVLALGGIETPQQVRECVEAGAAGVAVLGALMRAGDPTEVASGLTEAAGRAGHGAARPAPTATREVR
- the thiD gene encoding bifunctional hydroxymethylpyrimidine kinase/phosphomethylpyrimidine kinase, yielding MTPRTTLTIAGSDSGGGAGIQADLKVFAALGAYGTSVITAVTAQNTRGVDAVLPLPPQTVRDQLDSVLGDFDVRAVKTGMLGTPAVADAVAEAARAGRLPHLVVDPVLVATSGHRLGVGTAVERLLPYAEVATPNCAEAAALTGRPVTTVEEMVAAAEALAAGGPAHVVVTGGDVDAAGESVDVLAGGGGTTLLRAPRVPTRHNHGTGCSFSAAITVRLAAGDPVPVAVAAAKEYVTRALTGARDWELGAGRGPLDHFGWSA
- the thiC gene encoding phosphomethylpyrimidine synthase ThiC, translating into MHARRKVYVEGSRPDLRVPFAEVELTGDNPPVRLYDTAGPGSDPEVGLPPLRGPWIAERGDVAPVRGAGTPLAGVDGRRPTQLAYARAGIVTPEMEFVAIREGVAPEFVRDEIAAGRAVLPLNVNHPECEPAIIGKAFLVKVNANIGTSAVTSSVAEEVEKLTWATRWGADTVMDLSTGKRIHETREAIVRNSPVPIGTVPIYQALEKVGGDPVKLSWEVFRETVVEQAEQGVDYMTVHAGVLLPYVPLAVDRVTGIVSRGGSIMAAWCLAHHEENFLYTHFEELCALLARYDVTFSLGDGLRPGSIADANDEAQFAELRTLGELTKVAWAHDVQVMIEGPGHVPMHKIKENVDLQQEWCHEAPFYTLGPLTTDIAPAYDHITSAIGAAMIGMFGTAMLCYVTPKEHLGLPDRDDVKAGVIAYKIAAHAADLAKGHPGAQAWDDALSKARFEFRWEDQFNLALDPETARAYHDATLPAEPAKTAHFCSMCGPKFCSMKITQELKEYAARGMQDKSAEFVAGGSRVYLPLA